In the genome of Girardinichthys multiradiatus isolate DD_20200921_A chromosome 7, DD_fGirMul_XY1, whole genome shotgun sequence, one region contains:
- the hsd3b1 gene encoding hydroxy-delta-5-steroid dehydrogenase, 3 beta- and steroid delta-isomerase 1, with product MSLEGDVCVVTGACGFLGKRLVKLLLEEEKAAEIRLLDRDVQPHVLQSLEDCRGETILSVFEGDIRDGNFLRKALRGASTVFHIASLIDVTESVEYNEMYGVNVHGTQLLLEACIQENVAYFIYTSTMEVMGPNPRGEPIINGTEDTVYDTILKFNYSKTKKEAEQRTLQANGEMLQNGGRLSTCALRPMYIYGDGCRFLLYHMGNGIRNKNVLFRTSVPEAHVNPVYVGNVAFAHLQAARILKDPQNRNIIGGKFYFISDDTPPMSYSDFNHVLMSPLGFGIQDKLLLPLCIFYILCFLLEVLCTILRPFVRIVPPMNRQLLTLLNTTFTFSYQKAKKDLGYVPRYSWEEARKHTTEWLASQLPMERAKIMSS from the exons ATGTCTCTGGAAGGTGATGTCTGTGTGGTGACGGGAGCCTGTGGATTCCTGGGGAAGAGGCTGGTCaagctgctgctggaggaggagaaggcaGCTGAGATCCGGCTGCTGGACAGAGACGTGCAGCCGCACGTTTTACAAAGTCTGGAGg ATTGCAGAGGCGAGACAATACTGAGTGTGTTCGAGGGGGACATCAGAGATGGGAACTTCTTGAGAAAAGCCTTACGTGGTGCATCAACTGTCTTCCACATCGCTTCCCTCATTGATGTTACCGAGTCAGTGGAGTACAATGAGATGTACGGAGTCAACGTCCATG GAACTCAGCTGCTTTTGGAGGCATGTATCCAGGAGAACGTGGCATATTTCATCTACACCAGCACGATGGAAGTGATGGGGCCAAACCCCAGAGGAGAGCCGATAATAAACGGCACAGAAGACACAGTTTATGACACAATTCTCAAGTTCAACTACAGCAAGACCAAAAAGGAGGCCGAGCAAAGGACCCTTCAGGCTAATGGCGAGATGCTCCAAAACGGAGGCCGACTCTCCACATGTGCCCTCAGGCCTATGTACATCTATGGGGATGGCTGCCGTTTCCTGTTGTACCATATGGGTAATGGGATACGAAACAAGAATGTTCTCTTTCGCACGTCTGTACCAGAGGCCCACGTGAATCCAGTCTATGTGGGCAACGTAGCCTTCGCTCACCTCCAGGCAGCTCGCATTCTAAAAGATccacaaaatagaaacatcatcGGAGGGaagttttactttatttctgaTGACACCCCACCTATGAGCTATTCAGACTTCAACCATGTTTTGATGTCCCCTCTTGGCTTCGGCATTCAGGACAAACTCCTGCTGCCTCTCTGCATCTTCTACAtattgtgttttctcctagaggTACTCTGCACGATACTCAGACCGTTCGTTCGCATTGTGCCGCCTATGAACCGGCAGCTGCTCACCTTGTTGAACACCACCTTTACCTTCTCCTATCAGAAAGCTAAGAAGGACCTGGGGTACGTTCCTCGCTACAGCTGGGAGGAAGCACGCAAACACACCACAGAATGGCTCGCTTCACAGCTGCCAATGGAGAGGGCAAAAATCATGTCCAGTTAA
- the pla1a gene encoding phospholipase A1 member A isoform X1, whose translation MLWEDKAILFSILLVYSSSQVLASGHKQEDVQCAELNNTRWQVYRQQRVKLEVQYLLLTRKNPDCAERFHQNSLSKPISFFNTSHPTKVIVHGYRALGRKPSWVMDLAQALLRAQDMNIVVVDWIHGASFAYNLVVENYKEVALQISVLINQLQKHGCKLESFHFIGVSLGAHVAGFVGTLFEGKIGRITGLDPAGPMFKGADTYDRLDPTDALFVEAIHTDSDYFGISIPVGHVDYFLNGGMDQTGCAHSRFASIFVLFPVYGYVICDHMRALHVYMSALNGTCKLLGIPCSSYDDFLQGSCLDCEVFKGRCPAIGLEEKSGIATSPIPEQQNVFLLTTSSSPFCVHHILLRLEVSPLDKSAEMEVTLVTGNKGTEHRFRLQTDTTVYRRVLAHPAALCEIDSIRLKNTGARLYRQGEIHVKSVCVSEIPFFRHEEPLCVNNIDIRRGVPWSHDFVQVCWTL comes from the exons ATGCTTTGGGAGGACAAAGCCATTCTCTTCAGTATTCTGCTGGTCTACAGCTCATCACAGGTGCTGG CTTCAGGTCATAAGCAAGAGGATGTTCAGTGCGCTGAACTCAACAACACCAGATGGCAGGTGTACCGACAGCAGAGGGTCAAACTGGAGGTCCAGTATCTGCTGCTGACCAGGAAAAACCCTGACTGTGCAGAAAGGTTTCATCAGAACTCTCTCAGCAAGCCCATATCATTCTTTAACACTTCCCATCCAACAAAGGTCATCGTCCATGGATACAG GGCCCTGGGAAGAAAGCCATCCTGGGTGATGGACCTGGCTCAGGCCCTCCTCAGGGCCCAGGATATGAACATTGTGGTGGTGGACTGGATTCATGGAGCCTCTTTCGCATACAACCTGGTGGTGGAAAATTACAAGGAGGTGGCCCTGCAGATTTCTGTTCTCATCAACCAGCTACAG AAACATGGGTGTAAACTGGAATCCTTCCACTTCATCGGGGTCAGTCTCGGAGCACATGTCGCTGGCTTTGTGGGGACTCTGTTCGAGGGAAAGATAGGAAGAATCACAG GCCTTGACCCTGCTGGTCCCATGTTTAAAGGAGCGGACACCTATGACCGGCTGGACCCCACTGACGCTCTGTTTGTGGAGGCCATCCACACGGACTCTGATT ACTTTGGCATCTCCATTCCTGTCGGTCATGTGGACTATTTCCTGAACGGTGGGATGGACCAGACTGGATGTGCTCATTCCAGATTTGCCTCAA TTTTTGTGTTATTTCCAGTGTACGGTTATGTGATTTGTGACCACATGAGGGCGCTGCACGTCTACATGAGCGCGCTGAACGGCACGTGCAAGCTGCTTGGTATCCCATGCTCCTCTTACGATGACTTCCTGCAGGGAAGCTGCTTGGACTGTGAGGTGTTCAAGGGTAGATGTCCAGCGATAG GTTTAGAAGAAAAGAGTGGGATCGCTACATCACCTATTCCAGAACAGCAGAATGTATTCCTCCTCACGACTTCCTCATCCCCGTTTTGTG TTCATCATATCCTGCTGAGACTGGAAGTTTCACCCTTGGATAAGAGTGCAGAGATGGAAGTGACGCTGGTGACTGGAAACAAGGGAACAGAGCACCGGTTCAGACT TCAGACTGATACGACAGTGTACAGGAGGGTATTGGCTCACCCTGCTGCCCTGTGCGAGATCGATTCCATCAGACTGAAAAACACAGGAGCTCGCCTCTACAGACAGGGAGAAATCCACGTCAAGTCTGTGTGTGTCTCAGAGATCCCCTTTTTCAG gcATGAGGAGCCGCTGTGTGTGAACAATATTGACATCAGACGGGGAGTTCCCTGGTCGCACGACTTCGTGCAGGTGTGTTGGACTTTGTGA
- the pla1a gene encoding phospholipase A1 member A isoform X2: MLWEDKAILFSILLVYSSSQVLASGHKQEDVQCAELNNTRWQVYRQQRVKLEVQYLLLTRKNPDCAERFHQNSLSKPISFFNTSHPTKVIVHGYRALGRKPSWVMDLAQALLRAQDMNIVVVDWIHGASFAYNLVVENYKEVALQISVLINQLQKHGCKLESFHFIGVSLGAHVAGFVGTLFEGKIGRITGLDPAGPMFKGADTYDRLDPTDALFVEAIHTDSDYFGISIPVGHVDYFLNGGMDQTGCAHSRFASMYGYVICDHMRALHVYMSALNGTCKLLGIPCSSYDDFLQGSCLDCEVFKGRCPAIGLEEKSGIATSPIPEQQNVFLLTTSSSPFCVHHILLRLEVSPLDKSAEMEVTLVTGNKGTEHRFRLQTDTTVYRRVLAHPAALCEIDSIRLKNTGARLYRQGEIHVKSVCVSEIPFFRHEEPLCVNNIDIRRGVPWSHDFVQVCWTL; this comes from the exons ATGCTTTGGGAGGACAAAGCCATTCTCTTCAGTATTCTGCTGGTCTACAGCTCATCACAGGTGCTGG CTTCAGGTCATAAGCAAGAGGATGTTCAGTGCGCTGAACTCAACAACACCAGATGGCAGGTGTACCGACAGCAGAGGGTCAAACTGGAGGTCCAGTATCTGCTGCTGACCAGGAAAAACCCTGACTGTGCAGAAAGGTTTCATCAGAACTCTCTCAGCAAGCCCATATCATTCTTTAACACTTCCCATCCAACAAAGGTCATCGTCCATGGATACAG GGCCCTGGGAAGAAAGCCATCCTGGGTGATGGACCTGGCTCAGGCCCTCCTCAGGGCCCAGGATATGAACATTGTGGTGGTGGACTGGATTCATGGAGCCTCTTTCGCATACAACCTGGTGGTGGAAAATTACAAGGAGGTGGCCCTGCAGATTTCTGTTCTCATCAACCAGCTACAG AAACATGGGTGTAAACTGGAATCCTTCCACTTCATCGGGGTCAGTCTCGGAGCACATGTCGCTGGCTTTGTGGGGACTCTGTTCGAGGGAAAGATAGGAAGAATCACAG GCCTTGACCCTGCTGGTCCCATGTTTAAAGGAGCGGACACCTATGACCGGCTGGACCCCACTGACGCTCTGTTTGTGGAGGCCATCCACACGGACTCTGATT ACTTTGGCATCTCCATTCCTGTCGGTCATGTGGACTATTTCCTGAACGGTGGGATGGACCAGACTGGATGTGCTCATTCCAGATTTGCCTCAA TGTACGGTTATGTGATTTGTGACCACATGAGGGCGCTGCACGTCTACATGAGCGCGCTGAACGGCACGTGCAAGCTGCTTGGTATCCCATGCTCCTCTTACGATGACTTCCTGCAGGGAAGCTGCTTGGACTGTGAGGTGTTCAAGGGTAGATGTCCAGCGATAG GTTTAGAAGAAAAGAGTGGGATCGCTACATCACCTATTCCAGAACAGCAGAATGTATTCCTCCTCACGACTTCCTCATCCCCGTTTTGTG TTCATCATATCCTGCTGAGACTGGAAGTTTCACCCTTGGATAAGAGTGCAGAGATGGAAGTGACGCTGGTGACTGGAAACAAGGGAACAGAGCACCGGTTCAGACT TCAGACTGATACGACAGTGTACAGGAGGGTATTGGCTCACCCTGCTGCCCTGTGCGAGATCGATTCCATCAGACTGAAAAACACAGGAGCTCGCCTCTACAGACAGGGAGAAATCCACGTCAAGTCTGTGTGTGTCTCAGAGATCCCCTTTTTCAG gcATGAGGAGCCGCTGTGTGTGAACAATATTGACATCAGACGGGGAGTTCCCTGGTCGCACGACTTCGTGCAGGTGTGTTGGACTTTGTGA